Within the Thermosynechococcaceae cyanobacterium Okahandja genome, the region CTGGCAAGAACGACTGTCTCTAGTATCGGCACGCTCACTCCCTAAAACGTCCTAACGTCGCTGAAAGTGAATATGATTTTGGCGTAAACTCACATCATAATTTTGCAGGAAATCTTGCCCTAGCAGCCCCAAGGTCATCTCAGGCCCAGCGATCGCCACCGGCATCCGGTTGCGGTGCAGCCCGGCCACACTCAGGGACTGCACATAGACAATTGGCAAGACCACTGGGCCATTCGCCGTGTGAAACGTTAAGTTATCAATCACTTGGGCAGGGGTAATCCCCAAGGCTCGCGCCATGGGTCGGGTAATCACCGTCATGCTGGCACCGGAATCCACCATCATGTCAAAGCGCACCCGCTGGTTAAAAGTTACTTGAATAACTGGAATACCATTTTGACGCCGCACGATGGGGGCAATGCCACTGGGAGCAGTCAGGACGGCAGTACTCCCCCTAGGGGTGGTTCGGGGGAGGTGTTGCAGGCGCACTAATTCTTGGCGGTAACTGCGCAGCGCACTCGCTTGTTGCGGGTTGGCCTGGATCATCTGGTCAATAATCGCAATGGCTGTTGCCCAGTCTTGGTTGGCGATCGCCCGCTGCAACGGCTCCGGTAGGGGCATTGCCTGAACACTGGTGGCGAGCAACACGCTTAAAAGGCCACCCCAGAGTCGGTGCCAGTACATTCGTTGTTGCCAGCACATCACGGTTGAGTCCTACTATATAATTACCCACTATAGCCAACCCAAGGCAGGCCGCGTCTCACCCGAACCCAGCGAGGATAGGCAAAAAAAAGACCAGCAAACTACTGGTCATTCAGTCCAATGATTTTTGTCTCAGAAAGAAAGTAACGGTGAGGGCGATTGAGCAACTTAAGGTGCTGCTGTTACTCCCTTTCTACTTTCATCATAGGGGAATCAGAGTCACAAAAATTCACATATAAAATCTTTAGGTATTTTTACTTAAATTGATAACGGGGAATAATCAATCTCCCCTAGCGCCCGCCAACGGTAATGGCATCCACTTTAATGTGGGGCTGGCCGACGGTGACGTAGATGCTGCCGCTGACAGAACCACAAAAGCCGGGGGCTAAGGCTAAATCATTGGCGGACATTGAAATTCGCTGCATGATCTGCTGGGCATCACCAATCAGAGTTGCCCCCTTGAGGGGTTGTTTAATTTGACCCCCTTCAATCCAGTAGGCTTCATCGACGGCAAAGTTAAATTGTCCGGTGGCGCCCACACTACCGCCCCCCATCCGCTTGCAGTAAATACCGCGATCCACCGAGGCAATGAGATCTGCCACGCTGTAGTCACCGGCGGCAATATAGGTGTTGCGCATCCGTGAGGCGGCGGCGTAAGTGTAGCTTTGACGACGACCGCTACCCGTGCGGGGGTGACCGGTGCGTATCGAGCCAGCGCGATCGCTGAGGAAATTTTTAAGGATACCGTTTTCAATCAGCAGCGTCCGTTGGGCGGGCATCCCTTCATCATCCATGGCAATGCTGCCAAAGGCTCCTTCTGAAATGCCTTCATCCCATGCCGTCAAGTTTTCGTGGGCAATTTTTTCACCTTTTTGGTGGGCGAAAGGGGTGGTGCCCCGCTCAATTTGGGTGGTTTCTAGGAGGTGGCCACAGGCTTCATGAAAGATCACGCCACCAAACTGATTCGCCATGATCACCGGATACGTACCCGACTCGACGTAGTTGGCGTAGAGCATGTTACCGGCTGCTTCGGCAACGGTTTCTGCTAAGGTGTTGTAGTCCCACTGGCGCAGAAAGTTGGGGTTGCCGGTATCGCCACTGCGCTCACCAATGGAGGCGCGATGCTCGCCGTCGGCACAGAGTACGGAAGCGACGGCGGATTGGGTAAGGCGAATATCACGGGCAAAGGTGCCATCGCTGGCTGCGACTAGGACTTCCTGCCAGTCACGAAAATAACTTAAGCGGCGGGATTGCAGGTGGGTCGTGGTCTGCTGGAGGCGATCGCTTCCGGCGAGAAGCACGTCTGCAACTTCTGCAATTGAGCTACAGTTTTGCCGCCAGCGTTCCTTTTCCCCTTGACCGTAATCCCGTAGCAGTTCCAGATGAATTTCCGGCACGTAGGCTTGAGCACTGGGC harbors:
- a CDS encoding TldD/PmbA family protein translates to MPATLLRSADLAQLSYTPEGDRFDASWELPLSTLLGLGRAAGADLVEFFLERNHYLGALVEDDRLTSVSPRLSLGAGIRVFRGTSDCYVSTNNLSFQGLRVALEKALGLMGLLLPSAQAYVPEIHLELLRDYGQGEKERWRQNCSSIAEVADVLLAGSDRLQQTTTHLQSRRLSYFRDWQEVLVAASDGTFARDIRLTQSAVASVLCADGEHRASIGERSGDTGNPNFLRQWDYNTLAETVAEAAGNMLYANYVESGTYPVIMANQFGGVIFHEACGHLLETTQIERGTTPFAHQKGEKIAHENLTAWDEGISEGAFGSIAMDDEGMPAQRTLLIENGILKNFLSDRAGSIRTGHPRTGSGRRQSYTYAAASRMRNTYIAAGDYSVADLIASVDRGIYCKRMGGGSVGATGQFNFAVDEAYWIEGGQIKQPLKGATLIGDAQQIMQRISMSANDLALAPGFCGSVSGSIYVTVGQPHIKVDAITVGGR
- a CDS encoding retropepsin-like aspartic protease, which translates into the protein MYWHRLWGGLLSVLLATSVQAMPLPEPLQRAIANQDWATAIAIIDQMIQANPQQASALRSYRQELVRLQHLPRTTPRGSTAVLTAPSGIAPIVRRQNGIPVIQVTFNQRVRFDMMVDSGASMTVITRPMARALGITPAQVIDNLTFHTANGPVVLPIVYVQSLSVAGLHRNRMPVAIAGPEMTLGLLGQDFLQNYDVSLRQNHIHFQRR